From one Candidatus Neomarinimicrobiota bacterium genomic stretch:
- a CDS encoding sensor histidine kinase: MSLIHESLYQSENLAEVNIPSYISMLTDNVLQTYAEDRSKIQISQKIEKISLDLNASIPLGLIVTELVTNSIHHAFTGSKKGKITITFSSEQNNFELSVRDNGKGIPSGFLVEESNSLGLKLVKMLTEQLNGNLELNTKGGTEYKIKFKI; encoded by the coding sequence ATGTCATTGATTCATGAGAGCTTGTATCAATCTGAAAACCTCGCGGAAGTAAACATCCCGAGCTACATTTCGATGCTGACGGATAATGTTCTTCAAACCTATGCTGAAGACAGAAGCAAAATACAAATTTCTCAAAAAATCGAGAAGATCTCCCTCGATCTCAACGCATCAATTCCTCTCGGATTGATAGTCACTGAGCTCGTAACCAACTCGATTCATCACGCCTTTACCGGTTCTAAAAAGGGAAAGATTACGATAACTTTTTCATCAGAGCAAAATAATTTCGAGTTAAGTGTGCGTGATAACGGAAAAGGAATACCTTCAGGATTTTTAGTTGAAGAGAGCAACAGTCTCGGTCTAAAATTAGTCAAGATGTTGACAGAACAACTTAACGGTAATCTTGAGCTAAACACCAAGGGTGGTACGGAATATAAGATCAAGTTCAAAATATGA
- a CDS encoding response regulator, with amino-acid sequence MSEVKILIVEDERIIAEDTKQTLESLKYKVCGIASSGEEAIRIVEDSDPDLILMDIKIKGPMDGIETAEKIHEKRDIPLIYVTAYADEETLQRAKITEPYGYILKPIRKNELKIAVEIVLYKHRMEKQLRDIELISKQEKLKAVQQLAGAVAHEFNQPLQALMIISELLPVDKLAEREDLAGRISEQVARMSELVNKLENLDTIKTKSYVGRTRIIDIENSSNMLGSDIKRVLLIDDDHVIVRLLSRIIRKQGFKVDAVKSAEDALPYLAKNDYGLVICDIKLPGISGLELYESERTKNKNTPFVFISGYVQDELSDSVINKSAGFLPKPFSIDEVITLLNNAFRN; translated from the coding sequence ATGAGTGAAGTTAAAATACTCATCGTCGAAGATGAGAGGATTATAGCTGAAGACACCAAACAAACTTTGGAGTCTTTGAAATACAAGGTATGCGGCATCGCGTCCTCCGGAGAGGAGGCGATCAGAATAGTTGAAGACTCGGATCCTGATCTAATACTGATGGACATAAAGATCAAGGGACCCATGGATGGAATAGAAACAGCGGAGAAAATTCATGAAAAAAGAGATATTCCGCTCATCTACGTTACGGCGTACGCCGATGAAGAAACGCTCCAGAGAGCCAAAATTACCGAACCATACGGCTATATTTTGAAGCCCATCAGAAAGAACGAGCTTAAAATCGCCGTTGAAATTGTTCTCTATAAACACAGGATGGAAAAGCAGTTAAGAGACATCGAATTGATAAGCAAACAAGAGAAGCTCAAAGCTGTTCAACAATTAGCAGGGGCAGTAGCGCATGAGTTCAATCAGCCGCTCCAGGCTCTGATGATCATATCGGAGCTTCTGCCTGTTGATAAATTAGCTGAAAGGGAAGACCTTGCAGGGAGAATCTCCGAACAAGTGGCGAGAATGTCAGAATTAGTTAACAAATTAGAAAACCTGGATACAATAAAAACCAAGTCATACGTAGGACGAACTCGAATTATTGATATAGAAAATTCCAGCAACATGTTAGGTTCTGATATCAAGAGAGTACTACTTATTGACGATGATCATGTAATAGTTCGTTTATTGTCGAGGATCATAAGGAAGCAAGGATTCAAAGTTGATGCCGTAAAGAGTGCCGAGGACGCACTGCCGTATTTAGCGAAAAACGATTACGGACTGGTGATTTGTGATATCAAGCTGCCCGGGATAAGCGGGCTTGAATTATATGAATCTGAACGTACTAAAAATAAAAATACGCCGTTTGTATTTATTTCAGGGTATGTCCAGGATGAGTTGAGCGATTCGGTAATAAACAAATCTGCAGGGTTTTTACCAAAACCGTTCTCGATTGATGAAGTAATAACATTATTAAATAACGCATTCCGAAATTAG